A section of the Flavobacterium sp. CG_23.5 genome encodes:
- the purH gene encoding bifunctional phosphoribosylaminoimidazolecarboxamide formyltransferase/IMP cyclohydrolase, translating into MSTTKTIQSALISVFSKEGLEPIVRKLHSQNVILYSTGGTEDFIKNLGIPVIPVEDVTSYPSILGGRVKTLHPKVFGGILNRQDNESDVQQMEEFNIPQIDLVIVDLYPFEKTVASGASEADIIEKIDIGGISLIRAAAKNFKDTVIVASVDQYGLLLDLITNQNGATTLEDRKLLATKAFHVSSHYDTAIFNYFNTDETIYKQSIANGQVLRYGENPHQKGFFFGDFDAMFKKLHGKELSYNNLLDVDAAVNLINEFKNDGPTFAILKHNNACGLATRATISEAYNVALACDPTSAFGGVLISNTKIDVETATEINKLFCEVVIAPEFDAEAIAILQEKKNRIILVQNEVVLPQKQVRSCLNGVLIQERNSITDNKDDLRTVTNTAPSEQEVEDLIFASKICKNTKSNTIVFAKNGTLIASGTGQTSRVDALLQAIEKANNFHFDLHGAVMASDAFFPFPDCVEIAKEAGITAVIQPGGSIKDELSINYCNENKVAMVFTGTRHFKH; encoded by the coding sequence ATGAGCACAACTAAAACTATTCAATCTGCATTAATTTCGGTATTTTCTAAAGAAGGGCTTGAACCTATTGTAAGAAAATTACACTCTCAAAATGTCATACTTTATTCTACAGGTGGGACTGAAGATTTTATAAAAAACCTTGGAATTCCTGTAATACCAGTTGAGGATGTAACTTCATACCCTTCCATTCTTGGTGGCAGAGTAAAAACATTACACCCAAAAGTTTTTGGAGGTATTTTAAATCGTCAAGACAACGAGAGTGATGTACAACAGATGGAAGAATTTAATATTCCGCAAATTGATTTGGTTATTGTTGATTTATATCCTTTTGAAAAAACAGTCGCTTCAGGAGCCAGTGAAGCTGATATTATTGAAAAAATTGATATTGGCGGAATTTCATTAATTCGCGCTGCCGCAAAAAATTTCAAGGATACCGTAATTGTGGCTTCAGTGGACCAATATGGTTTGCTTTTAGATTTGATTACGAATCAAAATGGAGCAACAACTCTTGAAGACAGAAAGTTGTTGGCAACAAAAGCTTTTCATGTTTCCTCTCATTATGACACTGCTATTTTCAATTACTTCAATACTGACGAAACAATATACAAACAAAGTATTGCTAATGGACAAGTACTGAGATACGGAGAAAACCCACATCAAAAAGGGTTTTTCTTTGGCGATTTTGACGCTATGTTCAAAAAACTTCACGGAAAAGAATTGTCGTATAACAATTTATTAGATGTAGATGCTGCCGTTAATTTGATTAATGAATTCAAAAATGACGGACCTACATTTGCCATATTAAAACACAACAATGCTTGCGGATTAGCTACAAGAGCAACAATAAGCGAGGCATACAACGTTGCTTTGGCTTGTGACCCCACTTCAGCATTTGGAGGAGTATTGATTTCAAACACAAAAATCGATGTTGAAACTGCTACAGAAATAAATAAATTATTTTGCGAAGTTGTTATCGCTCCTGAGTTTGATGCTGAGGCTATTGCCATTTTACAAGAAAAGAAAAACAGAATTATATTAGTTCAAAATGAAGTAGTATTACCACAAAAGCAAGTTCGTTCTTGCTTGAATGGAGTTTTAATTCAAGAAAGAAACAGTATTACAGACAATAAAGACGACTTAAGGACCGTTACTAATACAGCGCCTTCAGAACAAGAAGTTGAAGATTTAATTTTTGCTTCTAAAATTTGTAAAAACACAAAATCAAACACGATTGTTTTTGCAAAAAACGGTACACTTATAGCCTCTGGCACAGGACAAACATCAAGAGTTGATGCCTTATTACAAGCCATAGAAAAAGCAAATAATTTTCATTTTGACTTACACGGAGCCGTGATGGCAAGTGATGCTTTCTTTCCTTTCCCCGATTGTGTGGAAATTGCAAAAGAGGCAGGTATTACTGCAGTAATTCAGCCCGGTGGATCAATAAAAGACGAATTGAGCATCAATTATTGCAATGAAAATAAAGTTGCAATGGTATTTACTGGAACGCGTCATTTTAAACATTAA
- a CDS encoding porin family protein has product MKKIVFLIFFAFTLNGYAQFTKNMFSKDPIINLENFQNKRLYFGYFLGFNSYDFKIDYKTVGPDIQVKKTTGFNVGIVGDLKLHEYINLRFEPGLYYTKRDLYYPGFTKTADAIREVNSTYIHFPLLLKFSSLRTGNIRPYLEGGLSTTLNLSSNSKSVDDNSAQRFRVKPWTTNYELGFGIDLFSPYFIFSPSIRGVFGLKDELIRDNDPNSPWTSNIESIKTRAVFINFTFH; this is encoded by the coding sequence ATGAAAAAAATAGTTTTCTTAATTTTCTTTGCCTTTACTCTGAACGGATATGCGCAGTTTACCAAAAACATGTTCAGTAAGGATCCAATTATTAATCTCGAAAATTTTCAGAATAAAAGACTTTATTTTGGCTATTTTTTAGGGTTCAATTCTTATGATTTCAAAATAGATTATAAAACTGTTGGTCCGGATATTCAGGTAAAAAAAACAACTGGTTTTAATGTGGGAATTGTTGGCGATTTAAAACTTCATGAATATATAAACTTACGGTTTGAACCCGGATTGTATTATACCAAAAGAGATTTATATTATCCGGGTTTTACTAAAACAGCAGATGCTATAAGAGAAGTTAACAGTACTTATATTCATTTTCCTTTATTATTGAAATTCTCTTCCCTACGAACTGGAAATATTCGCCCGTACCTTGAAGGCGGTCTTTCAACCACTTTAAATTTATCCAGTAATTCAAAATCGGTAGATGATAATTCAGCGCAGCGTTTTAGAGTTAAGCCTTGGACTACAAATTACGAACTGGGTTTTGGAATTGATCTTTTTTCACCATATTTTATATTTTCTCCTTCAATTCGCGGTGTTTTTGGGCTTAAAGACGAGTTAATTAGGGATAATGATCCTAATAGTCCGTGGACAAGCAATATTGAATCCATAAAAACCAGAGCCGTTTTTATCAATTTTACTTTCCATTAA
- the accD gene encoding acetyl-CoA carboxylase, carboxyltransferase subunit beta, whose protein sequence is MAWFKRKEKGITTPTEDKMDIPKGLWYKSPTGKIIDADELARNLYVSPEDGFHVRIGSEAYFQILFDNNEFVELDKNMTSKDPLHFVDTKKYADRLKDVMEKTKLKDAVRTGVGKSKGKELVICCMDFAFIGGSMGAVVGEKIARGIDHAIQNKLPFVMISKSGGARMMEAAYSLMQLVKTSVKLAQLAEAKLPYISLCTDPTTGGTTASYAMLGDINISEPGALIGFAGPRVVRDTTGKDLPEGFQTAEFLLEHGFLDFITPRKELKDKINLYIDLIQNNEIR, encoded by the coding sequence ATGGCTTGGTTTAAAAGAAAAGAAAAAGGGATTACAACTCCTACTGAAGACAAAATGGACATCCCAAAAGGTCTTTGGTACAAATCTCCTACTGGAAAAATTATTGATGCCGATGAATTGGCACGTAACTTATATGTAAGCCCTGAAGATGGTTTTCATGTCAGAATTGGAAGTGAAGCCTATTTTCAAATTTTATTTGACAATAATGAATTTGTTGAATTAGATAAAAACATGACTTCTAAAGACCCTTTGCATTTTGTGGATACAAAAAAATATGCAGACCGGTTAAAAGATGTCATGGAAAAAACCAAACTTAAGGACGCAGTACGTACAGGAGTTGGAAAATCAAAAGGTAAGGAATTGGTGATTTGCTGTATGGATTTTGCCTTCATTGGTGGTTCGATGGGAGCAGTAGTAGGTGAAAAAATCGCAAGAGGAATTGATCACGCTATCCAAAACAAACTGCCATTTGTTATGATTTCAAAATCAGGTGGAGCAAGGATGATGGAAGCGGCATACTCGTTAATGCAATTAGTAAAAACATCAGTAAAGCTGGCGCAACTTGCCGAAGCAAAATTACCTTACATTTCACTTTGTACTGACCCAACCACTGGTGGAACAACTGCTTCTTACGCCATGCTAGGAGATATTAACATTTCTGAACCAGGCGCATTAATCGGATTTGCAGGACCAAGAGTTGTGCGTGACACGACCGGTAAAGATTTACCTGAAGGTTTTCAGACTGCTGAGTTCCTATTGGAACATGGTTTCTTAGATTTTATAACGCCTAGAAAAGAATTGAAAGACAAGATTAACTTGTACATTGATTTAATTCAAAACAACGAAATAAGATAA
- a CDS encoding BamA/TamA family outer membrane protein: protein MKKISTKIAAFILIAIFICACNAVKRVPQGKLLLTKNEIKVNDKTSKEEILFNQLYQKPNSTFLGYRLRLNLYNLANLNPDSTYQAKFTNNPGKYERKSKWLSSKQVDRLGKSFWYHGIHDFLKKTGEPPVIIDKTKIDKSILRLKYYYFNTGFFNVKANYTIDTLSGKKAKIKYAIITREPYSLDTIKTTIKTPVLDSLYESIKSNTLIKSGNQYKTIDFENEKNRITTHFRNNGVYYFQPNYVTFDIDTIKKVNKANVNLIINNYTYQEQDSSKTEPFKMYKISDVKIYTDYSPTKKLNITDSTTYNNFNLYSQEKLKYKPRAITNAIFINKGNLFADNKTVLTTRYLNNLKIFNYPSIQYEVDTRDTTAHSLIAKIYLTPRKKYSFGTTLDLTHSNIQDVGIGLSVSETIRNVFNGAETLEVGARGNIGSSKDLANPKNNFFNVLEYGLDLKLNIPRIFMPFSTEKIIPKSMIPSTLVIAGFTKQRNIGLDKENFTGALTYNWTPKKNNTARFDLFNIQFVRNLNPQNYFNVYQSSYKALNEIGQAYNTTNSYFDKNRDLIIEEGTAGFTNDVLTGTGTFTKPIEKTDFERVRSIEERRIRLSENDLILATSFSFTKTTKKDLLDNNFHLFRTKIESAGTLLSVVEKTLNQPVNSNGNHELFNLEYSEYVKTEFEYIKHWDLTKEKVFAVRTFFGIAIPFGNSNNVPFSRSYFSGGSNDNRAWQPYALGPGSSGAIDDFNEANMKIAVSGEFRFKILGGLKGALFADAGNIWNVLDNVKDEKSTFTSFSDLKDAALGTGFGIRYDFSFFVIRFDLGFKTYNPANESGKKWFNEYNLAHSVLNFGINYPF, encoded by the coding sequence TTGAAGAAGATTTCCACAAAAATAGCAGCATTTATTCTAATAGCAATATTTATTTGCGCCTGTAACGCTGTAAAAAGAGTTCCCCAAGGGAAATTACTTCTTACCAAAAATGAAATTAAGGTAAATGACAAGACTTCAAAAGAAGAAATCCTTTTCAACCAGCTTTACCAAAAACCGAATAGCACTTTTTTAGGGTATCGATTGCGTTTGAATTTATATAATTTGGCAAACCTAAATCCAGACTCCACCTATCAAGCCAAATTTACTAATAATCCAGGAAAATACGAACGGAAATCAAAATGGTTATCTTCAAAACAAGTGGACCGTCTTGGGAAGTCTTTTTGGTACCACGGAATCCATGATTTTTTAAAAAAGACTGGAGAACCTCCCGTAATTATTGACAAGACGAAAATTGATAAATCGATTTTGCGTTTGAAATATTACTATTTTAATACTGGTTTTTTTAATGTAAAAGCGAATTATACGATAGATACTTTGAGCGGTAAAAAAGCCAAAATAAAATACGCGATTATTACTCGTGAACCGTATTCATTGGACACCATAAAGACAACTATTAAAACTCCTGTTTTAGACTCTTTATATGAATCTATAAAATCTAACACTTTAATAAAATCTGGCAATCAATATAAAACAATAGATTTTGAAAATGAAAAAAATCGAATCACTACGCACTTTAGAAATAATGGTGTGTATTATTTTCAACCTAATTATGTAACTTTTGATATTGACACCATAAAAAAAGTAAATAAGGCAAATGTAAATTTAATTATCAATAATTATACGTATCAAGAGCAAGACTCGAGTAAAACAGAGCCTTTTAAAATGTATAAAATAAGTGATGTAAAAATTTACACGGATTATTCACCCACTAAGAAGTTAAATATAACGGACAGCACCACTTATAATAATTTTAATTTATACAGTCAGGAAAAGCTAAAATACAAACCGCGCGCCATTACTAATGCCATCTTTATCAATAAGGGAAATTTATTTGCCGACAACAAAACAGTTTTAACAACGCGGTATTTGAACAATCTTAAAATTTTTAATTACCCCTCCATTCAGTACGAAGTTGACACTAGAGACACTACGGCGCACTCATTAATTGCCAAAATATACCTGACACCGAGGAAAAAATATAGTTTTGGGACGACCTTAGATTTAACCCATTCTAACATTCAAGATGTTGGTATTGGATTGAGTGTTTCTGAAACGATTCGAAATGTTTTTAATGGTGCCGAAACTTTAGAAGTGGGCGCTCGAGGGAACATTGGTTCATCAAAAGATTTGGCAAACCCTAAAAATAATTTCTTCAATGTTTTAGAATACGGACTTGATTTAAAACTGAATATCCCAAGGATTTTCATGCCTTTTAGTACAGAGAAAATTATTCCTAAAAGTATGATTCCGTCAACGCTCGTCATTGCAGGATTTACAAAGCAGAGAAATATTGGTTTAGACAAGGAAAATTTTACCGGGGCTTTAACTTACAATTGGACACCTAAAAAAAACAACACAGCCCGTTTTGATTTATTCAACATACAATTTGTGCGAAATTTAAATCCACAAAATTATTTTAACGTTTACCAATCTTCTTATAAAGCATTAAATGAAATAGGACAAGCCTATAATACTACCAATTCTTATTTTGACAAAAATCGTGATTTAATTATTGAGGAAGGAACCGCTGGTTTTACCAATGACGTTTTAACAGGAACCGGAACTTTTACAAAACCAATAGAAAAAACAGATTTTGAAAGAGTGAGAAGTATTGAAGAGCGAAGAATTAGACTTAGCGAAAATGATCTTATTTTGGCGACCAGTTTTTCTTTTACAAAAACAACTAAAAAAGATCTGTTAGATAATAATTTTCATCTTTTTAGGACTAAAATTGAATCTGCAGGTACACTTTTATCAGTAGTAGAAAAAACTTTAAATCAACCTGTAAACTCAAATGGCAACCATGAATTATTCAATTTAGAATATTCAGAATATGTAAAAACAGAATTCGAATATATTAAACACTGGGATTTAACGAAAGAAAAAGTCTTTGCAGTCAGAACTTTTTTTGGTATTGCCATACCTTTTGGAAATTCAAACAACGTTCCTTTTTCACGAAGTTATTTTTCCGGCGGATCTAATGATAACAGAGCTTGGCAACCTTATGCTTTAGGACCGGGAAGCAGCGGTGCTATTGATGATTTCAACGAAGCAAATATGAAAATAGCCGTTAGTGGAGAATTTAGATTCAAAATTTTAGGCGGTTTAAAAGGAGCTCTTTTCGCTGATGCCGGAAACATATGGAATGTATTGGATAATGTGAAGGATGAAAAGTCAACTTTTACCAGTTTTAGTGATTTAAAAGATGCTGCACTAGGCACCGGCTTTGGAATAAGATATGATTTTAGTTTTTTTGTAATTCGTTTCGATTTAGGATTCAAGACTTATAATCCAGCGAATGAAAGTGGTAAAAAATGGTTTAACGAATACAATCTTGCCCACTCGGTTTTAAATTTTGGAATAAATTACCCGTTCTAA
- a CDS encoding ABC transporter permease, whose amino-acid sequence MLVYFRLLKESFSFAMNALTNNKLRTLLSLLGVTIGIFSIIAVLAAVDSLDRKITKDLSSLDKNTIYLMKFSFGPSDIPQWKREQFPNVEYDEYTYMKGTMTNTAQMGYQIFTKRESIKYDSKTVSDVNVVPVSHEFIDIQGLEFEKGRFYNESEANSGATVIVLGDEIAKSLFENLEPIGKNVRLYGKRFTVIGILKKEGAGLFGDSNDTTVFIPVNFVRQLYGDSNKSSTNVIILKPEKGVDMEAYKGEISQKLRSYRGLKAGEIDNFFINVFSGFTDFIDGILGQMNVVGWIISGFSLLVGGFGIANIMFVSVKERTNLIGIQKSLGAKNRFILFQFLFEAIILSVIGGIIGLLLVWIISVVLTKLVDFEFVLGMGNILLGTGLAALIGLISGILPAIAASKLDPVEAIRTGM is encoded by the coding sequence ATGTTAGTCTATTTTCGATTATTAAAAGAGAGTTTCAGTTTTGCGATGAATGCTTTAACAAACAATAAATTAAGGACTTTGCTTTCTTTATTGGGTGTTACCATAGGTATTTTTTCTATAATAGCTGTACTTGCAGCCGTAGATTCTTTAGATAGAAAAATTACAAAGGATTTAAGCAGCTTAGATAAAAACACTATTTATTTAATGAAATTTTCTTTTGGACCCTCGGATATTCCACAATGGAAGAGGGAGCAGTTTCCTAATGTGGAGTATGATGAATATACCTATATGAAAGGTACTATGACTAATACGGCCCAAATGGGATATCAAATATTTACCAAAAGAGAATCTATTAAATATGATTCTAAAACGGTAAGTGACGTCAATGTTGTACCGGTTTCACACGAATTTATAGATATTCAAGGGCTGGAGTTTGAGAAGGGGAGATTCTATAACGAATCGGAAGCTAATTCTGGTGCGACTGTAATTGTCTTGGGAGATGAAATTGCTAAATCATTGTTTGAAAATTTAGAACCCATAGGAAAAAATGTACGTTTGTACGGGAAACGCTTTACGGTAATAGGTATTTTGAAAAAAGAAGGTGCAGGATTATTTGGAGACAGTAATGATACCACTGTTTTTATTCCCGTTAATTTTGTTCGTCAATTATACGGGGACAGTAATAAGTCATCAACTAATGTGATTATTTTAAAACCTGAAAAAGGGGTTGATATGGAAGCTTACAAGGGTGAAATATCGCAAAAATTAAGAAGCTACAGAGGATTGAAAGCGGGGGAAATTGACAATTTTTTTATTAATGTGTTTTCCGGTTTCACCGATTTTATTGATGGTATTTTAGGACAAATGAACGTTGTGGGATGGATTATCAGTGGTTTTTCTCTACTTGTTGGAGGTTTTGGTATTGCCAATATTATGTTTGTATCTGTAAAAGAACGCACTAATTTAATTGGAATCCAGAAATCATTGGGTGCGAAAAACAGGTTCATCTTGTTTCAGTTTTTATTTGAAGCAATTATACTTTCTGTAATTGGTGGAATAATTGGGCTTTTGTTAGTTTGGATAATTTCCGTTGTTTTAACAAAATTGGTGGATTTTGAATTCGTTTTAGGCATGGGAAATATTCTCTTGGGAACTGGCCTTGCTGCATTAATTGGCTTGATATCTGGAATCCTCCCTGCTATTGCCGCTTCAAAATTAGATCCTGTTGAAGCGATCAGAACGGGAATGTAG
- a CDS encoding TrmH family RNA methyltransferase → MVSKNQIKLITSLQQKKYRYSNKLFFAEGVKVIQEFLHSNFELEHLYSTQNDFDEVSNLKKTIIDDNDLKKISALATPNSCLAVFKMPVEKKIIESGLILGLDSIRDPGNLGTILRLCDWFGINQLVCTKETVDIYNPKVVQATMGSITRVNVNYIDLNAFLAQTKLPIFGTFMDGENIYKSALPQEGIIIMGNEANGISSQLEQLIQKRITIPRFGDIQKTESLNVATATAIILSEFRR, encoded by the coding sequence ATGGTTAGTAAAAACCAAATAAAACTTATAACGAGTTTACAGCAAAAAAAATATAGATATAGCAATAAATTATTTTTTGCCGAAGGGGTAAAGGTAATACAAGAATTTCTTCATTCAAATTTTGAATTAGAGCATTTGTACTCAACTCAAAATGATTTTGACGAAGTTTCAAATTTAAAAAAGACGATTATTGATGACAATGATCTGAAAAAAATTAGCGCATTAGCTACTCCAAACTCCTGTCTGGCCGTTTTTAAAATGCCAGTGGAGAAAAAAATTATTGAATCAGGATTAATTCTTGGGCTTGATTCCATTCGTGATCCGGGAAATTTAGGCACAATATTGCGGTTATGCGATTGGTTTGGAATCAATCAGTTAGTGTGTACTAAGGAAACAGTTGATATTTATAATCCAAAAGTAGTTCAGGCAACAATGGGTTCAATTACCAGAGTAAATGTAAATTATATTGATTTGAATGCTTTTCTGGCTCAAACAAAATTGCCGATTTTCGGGACTTTTATGGATGGAGAAAACATTTATAAATCCGCTTTGCCTCAGGAAGGAATTATCATCATGGGAAATGAAGCCAATGGAATTTCGTCCCAATTGGAACAATTAATTCAAAAAAGAATAACGATTCCTCGTTTTGGAGACATCCAAAAAACAGAAAGTTTAAATGTAGCTACAGCTACAGCTATTATTTTGAGTGAATTTCGTCGATGA
- the fbaA gene encoding class II fructose-bisphosphate aldolase, whose protein sequence is MAHNIKPGVATGDQVQEIFNYAKEKGFALPAVNVTGSNTINGVLETAAKLNAPVIIQFSNGGAQFNAGKGLSNVNEKAAIAGGIAGALHIHTLAEAYGATVILHTDHCAKKLLPWIDGLLDASEKHFAETGKPLFSSHMIDLSEEPIEENIEICKGYLARMSKMGMTLEIELGITGGEEDGVDNSDVDSSKLYTQPEEVAYAYEELSKVSPRFTIAAAFGNVHGVYKPGNVKLTPKILKNSQDFVQNKFNTGPNPVDFVFHGGSGSTLEEIREGISYGVIKMNIDTDLQFAFTEGIRDYMIKNIDYLKTQIGNPEGSDAPNKKHYDPRKWLRESEITFNTRLEQAFADLNNVNTL, encoded by the coding sequence ATGGCACATAATATAAAACCGGGCGTAGCTACGGGAGATCAAGTACAAGAAATTTTTAATTACGCAAAAGAGAAAGGATTTGCTCTTCCAGCTGTGAATGTTACGGGATCTAACACAATAAATGGCGTTCTTGAAACTGCTGCAAAACTTAATGCTCCGGTCATTATTCAATTTTCTAATGGGGGAGCTCAGTTCAATGCTGGAAAAGGACTTTCTAACGTTAATGAAAAAGCTGCAATCGCAGGTGGAATAGCTGGTGCTTTACACATTCATACTTTGGCGGAAGCTTACGGAGCAACCGTTATCCTTCATACCGACCATTGTGCAAAAAAATTATTGCCTTGGATTGATGGTTTATTGGATGCTTCAGAAAAACATTTTGCTGAAACAGGAAAACCATTATTCAGTTCTCATATGATCGATTTATCTGAAGAGCCAATCGAAGAGAATATTGAAATTTGCAAAGGATACTTAGCAAGAATGAGCAAAATGGGAATGACATTGGAAATCGAACTTGGAATTACAGGTGGTGAAGAAGATGGTGTTGACAACTCTGATGTTGACAGTTCAAAATTATATACACAACCGGAAGAAGTTGCTTACGCATACGAAGAACTTTCGAAAGTAAGCCCAAGATTTACAATAGCAGCCGCTTTTGGAAATGTTCACGGTGTTTACAAACCAGGAAATGTGAAATTGACACCAAAAATCTTAAAAAATTCTCAAGATTTCGTTCAAAACAAATTCAATACAGGACCTAATCCCGTAGATTTTGTTTTCCATGGTGGTTCCGGTTCTACATTGGAGGAAATCAGAGAAGGTATTAGCTACGGTGTAATAAAAATGAATATCGATACTGACTTGCAATTTGCATTTACTGAAGGTATTCGTGATTACATGATCAAAAATATTGACTATTTAAAAACTCAAATTGGAAACCCAGAAGGTTCTGATGCTCCAAACAAAAAACATTACGATCCAAGAAAATGGTTGCGTGAAAGCGAAATCACTTTCAATACAAGACTTGAACAAGCATTTGCTGACTTGAACAACGTGAATACACTTTAA
- the ubiE gene encoding bifunctional demethylmenaquinone methyltransferase/2-methoxy-6-polyprenyl-1,4-benzoquinol methylase UbiE, with translation MSKNITPYKNSTLGKKEQVAQMFDTISGNYDNLNRVISFGIDIKWRKKVLQIVAKSNPKIILDIATGTGDLAILMAQTNAEKIIGLDISAGMLDVGKKKIAAKNLSKTIEMILADSENMPFEDNYFDAITVAFGVRNFETLEKGLSEILRVLKPNGVFVILETSVPEKTPYKQGYHFYSKNILPIIGKLFSKDNVAYGYLSESSAAFPYGEALNNILRKTGFIDVIAMPQTFGVATIYSASKK, from the coding sequence ATGTCAAAAAATATTACTCCATATAAAAATTCGACCTTAGGAAAAAAGGAACAAGTTGCTCAAATGTTTGATACCATTTCCGGGAATTATGACAATCTAAACCGTGTCATCTCTTTTGGAATCGATATAAAATGGCGCAAAAAAGTATTGCAAATAGTAGCTAAATCCAATCCTAAAATAATTTTAGACATTGCAACAGGAACAGGAGATTTGGCTATTTTAATGGCCCAAACTAATGCCGAAAAAATCATCGGACTAGATATTTCTGCGGGAATGCTTGATGTGGGCAAAAAAAAGATTGCCGCTAAAAATCTATCTAAAACTATTGAAATGATTTTAGCGGATTCTGAAAACATGCCTTTTGAAGACAATTATTTTGATGCGATAACTGTTGCTTTTGGTGTTCGAAATTTTGAAACCTTAGAAAAAGGATTATCTGAAATTCTAAGAGTCTTAAAACCAAATGGGGTATTTGTAATTTTGGAAACCTCCGTTCCTGAAAAAACTCCTTATAAACAAGGGTATCATTTTTACAGTAAAAATATACTTCCTATAATAGGAAAATTATTTTCTAAAGATAACGTGGCGTACGGCTATTTATCAGAATCTTCAGCTGCCTTTCCTTATGGAGAAGCATTAAACAATATTTTGAGAAAAACGGGGTTTATAGATGTTATAGCTATGCCTCAAACATTTGGCGTGGCCACCATTTATTCTGCTTCAAAAAAATAG
- a CDS encoding dihydrofolate reductase, which translates to MIVMIAAAAENNALGKNNELVWHLPNDFKRFKTLTSGHHIIMGRKTFESFPKPLPNRIHIVISRQEDYKPEGCIVVDSMEKALEICPLNETSFIIGGGEIYTLGLPFTDKIELTRVHHSFDADAFFPEINLEEWEKTNSEFNEKDEKHLYDYSYDTYLRK; encoded by the coding sequence ATGATAGTAATGATTGCGGCAGCTGCCGAAAACAATGCGCTTGGAAAAAACAATGAATTGGTTTGGCATCTTCCAAATGATTTCAAAAGATTCAAAACACTAACTTCAGGCCATCATATCATAATGGGGAGAAAAACATTTGAAAGCTTTCCAAAACCATTGCCTAATCGCATTCATATTGTAATTTCCAGACAGGAAGATTACAAACCTGAAGGATGCATCGTTGTGGACAGCATGGAAAAAGCACTTGAAATCTGCCCTTTAAATGAAACTTCTTTTATTATTGGCGGTGGTGAAATTTATACTTTGGGACTTCCCTTTACAGATAAAATTGAATTAACAAGAGTGCATCACTCTTTTGACGCTGATGCGTTTTTCCCTGAAATAAATCTTGAAGAGTGGGAAAAAACAAATTCGGAATTTAATGAAAAAGATGAAAAACATCTTTACGATTATAGTTACGACACCTATTTAAGAAAATAA